The Candidatus Hydrogenedentota bacterium genome window below encodes:
- a CDS encoding arylsulfatase yields the protein MRADSRCRPVDAWRSALVDVLALMAGAFFVLTAGVLTLATPAWAAESPPASVGAAKPNILVIFGDDIGQANISIFTKGLMGYRTPNIDRIAEEGLLFTDYYAEQSCTAGRSSFITGQCVFRTGLSKVGLPAATVGLSKEDPTIAELLKPLGYATGQFGKNHLGDRNEYLPTVHGFDEFFGNLYHLNAEEEPELFNYPQEPKFRQMFGPRGVLRCKATDKNDPTEDPRFGRVGKQTIEDTGPLTRKRMETIDDETSAAAIDFMQRQVKANTPFFCWYNSTRMHFRTHVRPEHRSPKGATALTEYADGMIEHDGTVGSLLRAVDDLGIANNTIVIYTTDNGPHANSWPDAATTPFRSEKNTNWEGAFRVPCFIRWPGHIKPDSVSNEIVSGLDWLPTLLAAAGDPGVKQKLLEGCSVGGTTYKVHLDGYNLLPFLTGQEPKSPRREFLYFSDDGELLNLRYENWKFVFAEQSTPGTMAVWNEPFTHFRMSKLFDLRADPYERADITSNTYWDWAFDHAFLVVPSQTYIMNFIETFKEFPPRQKPASFGIDQALETLQQTAGGR from the coding sequence ATGAGAGCAGATTCGAGATGCAGGCCTGTCGACGCATGGCGAAGTGCTTTGGTCGATGTACTGGCTCTGATGGCCGGCGCGTTCTTCGTTCTGACGGCGGGCGTTCTAACCTTGGCAACGCCAGCATGGGCGGCCGAGAGCCCTCCCGCAAGCGTCGGCGCGGCCAAACCCAACATACTGGTCATTTTTGGCGACGACATCGGGCAGGCCAACATCAGCATCTTCACCAAAGGCCTGATGGGCTACCGCACGCCCAACATCGACCGCATCGCCGAGGAAGGTCTTCTGTTCACCGATTACTACGCGGAGCAGAGCTGCACGGCCGGGCGGTCCTCGTTCATCACCGGCCAGTGTGTCTTTCGCACCGGTCTGAGCAAGGTCGGGTTGCCCGCCGCGACAGTCGGGCTGAGCAAAGAAGACCCGACGATTGCCGAATTACTCAAGCCGCTCGGCTATGCTACGGGGCAATTCGGCAAGAACCATCTCGGCGACCGCAACGAGTACTTGCCCACGGTGCACGGCTTCGATGAGTTCTTCGGCAACCTCTACCACCTTAACGCGGAAGAAGAGCCGGAACTCTTCAACTACCCGCAGGAGCCGAAGTTTCGCCAGATGTTTGGTCCCAGGGGAGTGCTGCGCTGCAAGGCGACGGACAAGAACGACCCAACCGAGGACCCGCGCTTCGGCAGAGTCGGCAAGCAGACCATCGAAGACACCGGCCCGCTCACCCGCAAGCGGATGGAGACGATTGACGACGAAACCTCGGCCGCGGCGATTGATTTCATGCAACGCCAGGTCAAGGCAAACACGCCGTTCTTCTGCTGGTACAACAGCACGCGGATGCACTTTCGCACCCACGTGCGCCCCGAGCACCGCAGTCCCAAGGGGGCGACAGCTCTCACCGAGTATGCGGACGGCATGATCGAGCACGACGGAACGGTGGGTTCATTACTAAGAGCCGTCGACGACCTGGGCATCGCCAACAACACCATCGTCATCTACACGACGGACAACGGCCCGCACGCCAATAGCTGGCCGGATGCCGCGACGACGCCGTTCCGCAGCGAGAAGAACACCAACTGGGAAGGGGCATTTCGCGTGCCGTGCTTCATCCGCTGGCCGGGCCACATAAAGCCCGATTCGGTCTCCAACGAGATCGTCAGCGGCCTGGACTGGCTGCCGACCCTGCTCGCGGCCGCCGGCGACCCCGGCGTCAAACAGAAGTTGCTCGAAGGTTGCAGCGTCGGTGGAACCACCTACAAGGTCCATCTCGATGGGTACAACCTCCTGCCGTTCCTCACGGGCCAGGAACCGAAGAGTCCCCGCAGGGAGTTTCTCTATTTCAGCGACGATGGCGAATTGCTCAACCTGCGCTACGAGAACTGGAAGTTCGTCTTCGCGGAACAGTCGACGCCTGGCACCATGGCCGTTTGGAATGAGCCATTCACGCATTTCCGCATGTCCAAGCTCTTCGACCTGCGTGCCGACCCCTACGAACGGGCAGACATCACTTCCAACACGTATTGGGATTGGGCGTTTGATCACGCGTTTCTTGTGGTCCCGTCCCAGACCTATATCATGAACTTCATCGAGACGTTCAAGGAGTTTCCGCCGCGCCAGAAGCCGGCAAGCTTCGGCATAGACCAAGCGCTTGAGACATTGCAACAGACGGCCGGAGGGCGCTAG